A genomic window from Streptomyces sp. HUAS YS2 includes:
- a CDS encoding NADAR family protein, which translates to MGTIEELTQQVRRGERVKFLHFWGHRPRPDGQLSASCLSQWWPSPFEVAGIRYATAEHWMMAEKARLFGDAEAERAALEANSPAQAKKAGRLVRGFDDAVWERERFGIVVAGSVHKFGSDDALRAFLLGTGGRVLVEASPLDRVWGIGLAADDDRAADPARWRGLNLLGFALMEARARLREG; encoded by the coding sequence ATGGGAACGATCGAGGAACTGACGCAGCAGGTCAGACGGGGTGAGAGGGTCAAGTTCCTGCACTTCTGGGGGCACCGCCCGAGGCCGGACGGACAGCTCTCGGCGAGTTGTCTGAGCCAGTGGTGGCCGTCGCCTTTCGAGGTCGCGGGAATACGCTATGCGACCGCCGAGCACTGGATGATGGCCGAGAAGGCGCGCCTGTTCGGCGACGCGGAGGCGGAGCGGGCGGCGCTGGAGGCGAACAGCCCGGCGCAGGCGAAGAAGGCCGGGCGACTGGTGCGCGGCTTCGACGACGCCGTCTGGGAGCGGGAGCGCTTCGGGATCGTGGTGGCCGGCAGCGTGCACAAGTTCGGCTCGGACGACGCGCTGCGCGCGTTCCTGCTGGGCACGGGCGGCCGGGTCCTGGTCGAGGCCAGCCCGCTGGACCGGGTCTGGGGCATCGGCCTGGCCGCGGACGACGACCGCGCCGCGGACCCGGCGCGCTGGCGCGGCCTGAATCTGCTCGGCTTCGCGCTGATGGAGGCCCGGGCGCGGCTGCGGGAGGGGTGA
- a CDS encoding DUF4190 domain-containing protein, which yields MTDSSGQPQDGQGGYDPADPWAPPERVELGKSAGQPPTPTPPPVHDQPTMAAVPPADVPPPPVAPTGPGYGYPTAPAPPAGQYGYPGYPGYGGYGQGGWPQAPSNGMGTAAMVLGILALTIGWCYGVPALVLGVLALIFGILGRKRVQRGEANNGGQALAGIIMGSIGIVIGVIFIALFAYIIANADKFDEDSDYDDDPFQTTLVVPGRS from the coding sequence ATGACGGACAGCAGCGGACAGCCGCAGGACGGCCAGGGCGGGTACGACCCCGCCGACCCGTGGGCCCCGCCGGAGCGGGTGGAGCTGGGCAAATCCGCCGGGCAGCCGCCGACGCCGACGCCGCCGCCCGTGCACGACCAGCCGACGATGGCGGCCGTGCCGCCCGCCGACGTGCCCCCGCCCCCGGTCGCGCCGACCGGCCCGGGCTACGGCTACCCCACCGCCCCGGCCCCGCCCGCCGGGCAGTACGGCTACCCCGGCTACCCGGGCTACGGCGGCTACGGCCAGGGAGGCTGGCCGCAGGCCCCGTCGAACGGCATGGGCACGGCGGCCATGGTGCTCGGCATCCTCGCGCTCACCATCGGCTGGTGCTACGGCGTGCCCGCTCTGGTGCTCGGCGTGCTCGCCCTGATCTTCGGCATCCTGGGCCGCAAGCGCGTCCAGCGGGGCGAGGCGAACAACGGCGGCCAGGCGCTGGCCGGCATCATCATGGGCTCGATCGGCATCGTCATCGGCGTGATCTTCATCGCCCTGTTCGCCTACATCATCGCGAACGCCGACAAGTTCGACGAGGACAGCGACTACGACGACGACCCGTTCCAGACCACCCTGGTCGTCCCCGGCCGCTCGTAG
- a CDS encoding adenosine deaminase, protein MTDLHPFIAGLPKAELHVHHVGSASPRIVSELAARHPDSKVPTDPEALADYFTFTDFAHFIEVYLSVVDLVRTPEDVRLLTFEVARDMARQNIRYAELTITPFSSTRRGIDERAFMEAIEDARRAAETELGVVLRWCFDIPGEAGLEAAAETARLAVTDGLRPEGLVSFGLGGPEIGVPRPQFKPYFDQARAAGLHSVPHAGETTGPQTVWDALNELGAERIGHGTSSVQDPELLAHLAANRIALEVCPTSNIATRAVATLEEHPIRQMVDAGVLVTVNSDDPPMFGTDLENEYAVAARLLGLDERGVAALAKNAVEASFLDEAGKARLAGEIDAYTDKWLAH, encoded by the coding sequence ATGACCGACCTGCATCCCTTCATCGCGGGCCTGCCCAAGGCCGAACTCCACGTCCACCACGTCGGGTCCGCGTCCCCGCGGATCGTCTCCGAGCTGGCCGCCCGGCACCCGGACTCCAAGGTCCCGACGGACCCCGAGGCGCTCGCCGACTACTTCACCTTCACCGACTTCGCGCACTTCATCGAGGTGTACCTGTCGGTCGTGGACCTGGTCCGCACCCCCGAGGACGTCCGGCTGCTGACCTTCGAGGTCGCCCGTGACATGGCCCGGCAGAACATCCGGTACGCCGAACTCACCATCACGCCCTTCAGTTCGACCCGCCGCGGCATCGACGAGCGGGCGTTCATGGAGGCCATCGAGGACGCCCGCCGGGCCGCCGAGACCGAGCTGGGCGTCGTCCTGCGCTGGTGCTTCGACATCCCGGGCGAGGCCGGCCTGGAGGCCGCCGCCGAGACCGCGCGACTCGCCGTCACCGACGGGCTGCGCCCCGAGGGCCTGGTCTCCTTCGGGCTCGGCGGCCCGGAGATCGGCGTGCCCCGCCCGCAGTTCAAGCCGTACTTCGACCAGGCGCGCGCGGCCGGCCTGCACTCCGTCCCGCACGCCGGCGAGACGACCGGCCCGCAGACCGTCTGGGACGCGCTGAACGAGCTGGGCGCGGAGCGCATCGGCCACGGCACCAGTTCGGTGCAGGACCCGGAGCTGCTCGCGCACCTCGCCGCGAACCGGATCGCGCTGGAGGTCTGCCCGACGTCCAACATCGCGACCCGGGCCGTTGCCACGCTGGAGGAGCATCCGATCCGGCAGATGGTGGACGCCGGTGTGCTGGTGACCGTCAACAGCGACGACCCGCCGATGTTCGGCACCGATCTCGAGAACGAGTACGCGGTCGCCGCCCGGCTGCTCGGCCTCGACGAGCGCGGCGTGGCCGCGCTCGCGAAGAACGCGGTCGAGGCCTCCTTCCTCGACGAGGCCGGCAAAGCCCGGCTGGCCGGCGAGATCGACGCCTACACGGACAAGTGGCTGGCGCACTGA